Sequence from the Burkholderia stabilis genome:
GACCGGCGTGACCGAGCCGATCGAATTCAGCTTCATGTTCCTCGCGCCGGTGCTGTACGTGATCCACGCGGTGCTGACGGGGCTGTCGCTCGCGATCTGCCAGATCCTCGACGTGAAGCTCGGCTTCACGTTCTCGGCCGGCGCGATCGACTACGTGCTGAACTACGGGCTGTCGACGAAGGGCTGGATCGCGATTCCGCTCGGCATCGCATACGGCGCCGCGTACTACGGGCTGTTCCGCTTCTTCATCCGCAAGTTCAACATGGCGACGCCGGGCCGTGAGCCGGCATCGGCCGATGCGGCAGCCGATTCGTACGCATCGGGCGGCTTCGTTGCGCCGGCTGCGGGCGCCGCTGCAGCTGCGCCGCGTGCGCAGCGCTACATCGCCGCACTCGGCGGAGCGGGCAACCTGACGGTCGTCGACGCATGCACGACGCGCCTGCGCCTGACCGTCGTCGATGCGGAGAAGGTGTCGGAGCCGGAACTGAAGTCGATCGGCGCGCGTGGCGTGCTCAAGCGCGGCGGCAACAGCGTGCAGGTGATCATCGGGCCGGAGGCCGACATCATCGCCGACGAAATGCGTGCGGCGATCGGCAGCGGCGCGACCGGCGCGGCAGCGACGGCAACGGCCGCCGCGGCGCAGCCCGTCACGGGCGCGGCCGCCGGCCCGCTCGATCCGGAACCGGCCCGCTGGCTCGCGGTGTTCGGCGGGGCGACCAACGTCGCGTCGCTCGCTGCGGTCGCGACCACGCGCCTGCGCGTCGTCGTGCGCGACCCGTTGGCGGTCGACCGCGATCGTCTCGGCGCGCTCGACGTTGCATGGGTGTCGCTCGACACGTTCCACATCGTCTGCGGCAACGCGGCGGCACGTTATGCCGAACAGCTCGGCGCGCGCCTGCCGCCGTCGGGCAGCGGGGCGGCTGCGCAGCCGGCCTGATGCGGTGACGAAGCCGGCCTGATCCGCGATGTGGGTCCGGGCCGGCGGGGAAAATGAAAACGGCTTGCGATGTGTGCATCGCAAGCCGTTTTTCTTTGGGGCGGGTGATGACGCGATGCGCGATGCGTTTGCCCGCATCGCGCAATGCTTGCCGCAGAACCGCAGAACCGCAGAACCGCAGAACCGCAGAACCGCAGAACCGCAGAACCGCAGAACCGCAGAACCGCAGAACCGCAGAACCGCAGAACCGCAGAACCGCTCAACCGCTCAACCGC
This genomic interval carries:
- the nagE gene encoding N-acetylglucosamine-specific PTS transporter subunit IIBC yields the protein MNGNPFLKIQGLGRALMLPIAVLPVAGILLRLGQPDVFNIKMIADAGGAIFDNLPLLFAIGVAVGFAKDNNGVAALAGAIGYLIETAIMKDIDPKLNMGVLSGIIAGVVAGLLYNRYKDIKLPDYLAFFGGKRFVPIITGLVCVILGIVFGYVWQPVQHVIDAAGQWLTTAGAIGAFVFGFLNRLLLVTGLHHIINSLAWFVFGNFTPPAGGEIVHGDLHRFFAGDPTAGTFMAGFFPIMMFGLPAACLAMLHEAPKERRAMVGGLLFSMALTSFLTGVTEPIEFSFMFLAPVLYVIHAVLTGLSLAICQILDVKLGFTFSAGAIDYVLNYGLSTKGWIAIPLGIAYGAAYYGLFRFFIRKFNMATPGREPASADAAADSYASGGFVAPAAGAAAAAPRAQRYIAALGGAGNLTVVDACTTRLRLTVVDAEKVSEPELKSIGARGVLKRGGNSVQVIIGPEADIIADEMRAAIGSGATGAAATATAAAAQPVTGAAAGPLDPEPARWLAVFGGATNVASLAAVATTRLRVVVRDPLAVDRDRLGALDVAWVSLDTFHIVCGNAAARYAEQLGARLPPSGSGAAAQPA